One region of Mugil cephalus isolate CIBA_MC_2020 chromosome 17, CIBA_Mcephalus_1.1, whole genome shotgun sequence genomic DNA includes:
- the LOC125024181 gene encoding olfactomedin-4-like has product MLPTLLLLLIPTLSPASAWIPVEDWESGNVTVSVGESGQCVCHVYTPDTNFPADRVQIMQQTSKDLILEVKIQTNKMVSYGGKLEVYLTDLSDLTVRVAMLESNPDKYIKLDFELVRVELEEFKALVSQLKGSLNSTSPVFDSLYAEIHNMTLVVNQLETFDKSNLDVIRIEFAKLQKKLEECQKDQEFIKPDIGNCNHTGIMRLSKPMVVQLNAHLNAGYQYGGWGKDSKPLRGLESMYFYGAYTGPAVHDFYLYSDYEKLLLRSAFKHHDIPSGWEGTGNNYIVHSNTIYYQHNTPFSMTKLNLTSAAFESRVIPAASQRFSYSYSDNQNLDFAADESGLWVMYASEESKGKIVLAKIDEKSFGIVDQWNTAVFKQLAGNAFMACGVMYATRSVDLNTEEIFYGFDTKTGQGKHLNIRFQKFQEKYTNLDYNPTDQKLYMYNNGYYVTYSVKFNDE; this is encoded by the exons ATGCTGccaactctgctgctgctgctcatacCCACCCTCAGTCCTGCTTCAGCCTGGATT cCAGTGGAGGATTGGGAGTCTGGAAATGTGACTGTGTCAGTGGGTGAGTCTGGTCAGTGTGTTTGTCATGTGTATACGCCCGACACCAACTTCCCTGCTGACCGCGTTCAGATCATGCAACAAACCAGCAAGGACCTAATCCTGGAAGTGAAAATCCAAACGAACAAG ATGGTGAGCTATGGGGGTAAGCTGGAGGTCTATCTAACTGATCTGTCGGACCTGACGGTTAGAGTGGCCATGCTGGAGAGCAACCCAGACAAGTACATCAAACTTGACTTTGAATTGGTCAGGGTTGAGCTTGAAGAGTTTAAGGCTCTCGTGTCTCAGCTCAAAGGTTCCCTCAACTCCACCTCACCCGTTTTCGACAGTCTGTATGCTGAG ATCCACAACATGACTCTTGTTGTGAACCAACTCGAGACTTTTGACAAGAGCAACCTGGATGTGATCCGCATTGAGTTTGCTAAGCTGCAGAAGAAGCTGGAAGAATGTCAGAAGGATCAGGAGTTCATCAAGCCAGATATTG gCAACTGCAATCACACAGGCATCATGAGACTCAGCAAACCAATGGTGGTGCAACTGAACGCTCATTTGAATGCAGGCTACCAATATGGAGGGTGGGGCAAAGACTCCAAACCTCTTCGGGGTCTTGAGTCTATGTACTTCTACGGTGCATACACCGGCCCCGCCGTGCATGACTTCTACTTGTACTCTGACTATGAAAAGCTCCTTCTGAGGTCTGCATTCAAACACCATGATATACCAAGTGGGTGGGAAGGTACCGGTAACAATTACATTGTACACAGTAACACAATTTATTACCAGCACAACACACCCTTCAGCATGACCAAACTGAATCTGACCAGCGCTGCATTTGAGTCAAGAGTGATCCCAGCTGCTAGTCAAAGGTTCTCGTACAGTTACTCAGACAACCAGAACCTGGACTTTGCAGCTGATGAAAgtggattgtgggtaatgtatGCCTCAGAAGAGAGCAAAGGCAAAATTGTCCTTGCTAAAATAGATGAGAAATCATTTGGCATTGTAGATCAGTGGAACACTGCTGTGTTCAAGCAGTTAGCGGGCAATGCTTTCATGGCCTGTGGAGTCATGTACGCCACCAGGTCAGTGGATCTCAACACTGAGGAGATCTTCTATGGATTTGACACCAAGACGGGGCAGGGGAAACACCTCAACATCCGCTTCCAGAAGTTCCAAGAGAAGTACACCAACCTGGACTACAATCCCACTGATCAGAAGCTCTACATGTACAACAATGGCTATTATGTGACATATAGTGTGAAATTTAACGATGAATGA
- the LOC125024178 gene encoding olfactomedin-4-like translates to MTIAIPSESARHTTGRDTMPLTLLLIFALPSLALAWLPVEDWETGNVTISGDGLECVCSVFLPDSAFPADRVQHMQQLTTDLTLEVEIQMNKILLYGGKLDVFLGELLDLTVRVALMESSPDNYIKLDFELLRVEITEFESLVSQLIDSLNTSSPTLDSLYSEIHNMTLIVNQLETYDKSNLEVIRIEFAKLQRKLKECQEDEDSFFKPDIGNCNHTGITAVSKPIVIQLNAHLNPGYKYGGWGKDSKPVRGFESMHWYGAYSTPSVYEFYLYSNYDKILQRSSFTHHGLPQGYEGTGNNYIVHGNTIYYQAANPLRMSKLNLTSSVFSHKQMTKASESFTYTHSPKQYLDFSADEKGLWVMYSTEEVKGNIEIAKIDEKSFGIESVWTTNAFKPLVGNAFMACGVMYATRPGGLKTEEIYYSYDTATKEEKYMSIPLQKFQEEFANLHYNPTDQKLYMYNNGYYMSYRVRFNKG, encoded by the exons ATGACCATAGCTATCCCTTCTGAATCAGCCAGACACACCACCGGCAGAGACACAATGCCTTTGACTTTACTGCTGATCTTTGCCTTACCGAGTCTTGCATTGGCTTGGCTG CCAGTGGAGGACTGGGAGACAGGGAATGTGACCATTTCTGGTGATGGACTGGAGTGCGTTTGCAGTGTGTTCCTGCCTGACAGCGCCTTCCCTGCAGACCGAGTACAACACATGCAGCAATTAACAACTGATCTAACGCTGGAGGTGGAGATTCAGATGAATAAG ATTCTACTCTATGGGGGCAAACTTGATGTCTTCTTAGGAGAACTGTTGGACCTGACAGTCAGAGTGGCCCTAATGGAGAGCAGCCCTGACAATTACATCAAACTGGATTTTGAGCTGCTCAGAGTGGAAATCACAGAGTTTGAGTCCCTGGTGTCTCAGCTCATAGACTCCCTCAACACCTCTTCGCCCACGCTGGACAGTCTGTACTCCGAG ATTCACAACATGACCCTGATCGTGAATCAGCTGGAGACGTACGACAAGAGCAACCTGGAAGTGATCCGCATTGAGTTTGCTAAGTTGCAGAGGAAGCTGAAAGAATGCCAAGAGGATGAAGATTCATTCTTTAAGCCTGACATTG gTAATTGCAACCACACAGGAATCACTGCTGTTAGCAAGCCCATAGTTATCCAGCTTAATGCTCACTTGAACCCAGGTTACAAATATGGCGGCTGGGGAAAAGACTCCAAACCAGTCCGAGGCTTTGAATCAATGCACTGGTATGGTGCATACAGCACTCCCTCAGTGTATGAATTCTACTTGTATTCTAACTATGACAAAATCCTTCAGAGGTCGTCCTTCACGCACCATGGTCTGCCACAAGGGTACGAAGGTACCGGTAATAATTACATTGTTCATGGCAACACCATATATTACCAGGCTGCTAATCCACTGAGAATGTCCAAACTGAATCTGACCTCTTCAGTTTTCAGTCACAAACAAATGACGAAAGCAAGCGAAAGCTTCACTtacactcactccccaaaaCAGTACCTGGACTTCTCTGCCGATGAGAaaggattgtgggtaatgtatTCCACAGAGGAGGTCAAGGGTAACATTGAGATCGCCAAGATAGATGAGAAATCATTTGGTATTGAGAGTGTGTGGACCACTAATGCGTTTAAGCCTCTAGTAGGGAATGCTTTCATGGCGTGTGGAGTCATGTATGCCACAAGGCCAGGGGGTCTGAAGACGGAGGAGATCTATTACTCGTACGACACTGCCACTAAAGAGGAGAAATACATGAGTATCCCCCTCCAGAAATTCCAGGAGGAATTTGCCAACCTGCACTACAATCCCACTGACCAGAAGCTCTACATGTACAACAACGGCTACTACATGTCCTATCGTGTGAGGTTCAATAAAGGATGA
- the rps6kl1 gene encoding ribosomal protein S6 kinase-like 1 — MAKRDYLVEAAKQIRMALDSEVNEDYEAAFSYYKNGVDLLLNGVQLDPNKERREAVKRKTTQYLKRAEEIFITHLQDNLGKGSSHLGGYSSLRFRPIRHLSSPVEDLEMCKVVGVTDKVLIVQSMVNKEMFVVKSLVKSSWESRDQPTIIPQGVPYMVKLLRYYVSEDAVYLHLEHVKGGRLFSKLHKLRNEKAKEHPECFASGQPSIKLKSSYTSPTISTDYQHSSSGSTAAIPEKLTDESPDTDFLTSWDETQQRLESCGTHSYIEETGCLQNTRSAASFYTKLDRLTLVSGSTRTQVDTRIHPPAPSLCLHSSETQETQALPLSCARVSQALDVMSELHKKKAGMGLIECSSDFEVAWKAADPVHNCEKINPYAMADGNFPRTLGQTAPHTNQTSSIKAGSPNSENNRLSSSPAILHLPLHCQTQIRGRASWDTNGTCQGSVLSGNSAEIAKDSNQDTSSPTAEERNGMVVIRSTDRAVFSDHTDTRITSESSWPSSASLCRGIAEKQGTSPGLPVTHSGVKHKGETCSRETKEDREQACELVSPGEKKAPAKQGSFVEWFSSRALHAPPQQKGDDVDAFLKPEAPEGQGEDQIIEVDGWCHLPRFPVKSPRSADKAMQTCWGLPEAEVRVWGAQILLALESLHQQGILCRDLNPRNVLLTSNGKVCLTFFSQWSEVQSEISSRAMEQMYCAPEIGGVSRVTEACDWWSLGALLFELLTGMPLWQLHPAGIHSHTQLLIPDHLSTAAASLLTELLQFDAGYRLGSGGGGVSDIKCHPFFSGVSWKALSC; from the exons ATGGCAAAGAGAGATTACCTGGTGGAGGCGGCCAAGCAGATCCGCATGGCACTGGACAGTGAGGTCAACGAGGACTATGAGGCAGCTTTCAGCTACTATAAGAATGGGGTGGACTTACTGCTGAATGGGGTTCAGT tggACCCAAACAAGGAGCGGCGGGAGgctgtaaaaagaaagacaaccCAGTACCTGAAGAGAGCCGAAGAAATCTTTATAACACATCTACAGGACAATCTGGGGAAGGGGAGCTCTCATTTGGGA GGCTACAGCAGTCTGAGATTTCGTCCAATCAGACACCTGAGTTCACCCGTGGAGGATCTGGAGATGTGTAAGGTGGTGGGAGTGACTGATAAG GTCTTGATTGTCCAAAGCATGGTCAACAAAGAGATGTTTGTCGTAAAG AGCCTGGTCAAATCAAGCTGGGAGAGCAGGGACCAGCCAACTATCATTCCTCAAGGCGTGCCATACATGGTCAAGCTGCTACGATATTATGTCAGTGAGGATGCTGTGTATCTGCATCTGGAGCATGTCAAAG GTGGGAGGCTTTTCTCCAAACTGCACAAGCTGAGGAACGAGAAGGCCAAGGAACACCCAGAATGCTTCGCTTCTGGTCAGCCTAGCATCAAGCTGAAGAGCAGCTACACCTCGCCCACAATAAGCACAGACTACCAGCACAGCAGCAGCGGGAGCACAGCGGCGATTCCAGAGAAATTAACCGACGAGAGTCCAGACACAGACTTCCTGACTTCATGGGATGAGACTCAGCAGCGGCTGGAAAGCTGCGGGACTCACTCCTACATCGAGGAAACGGGTTGCCTGCAAAACACGCGGTCTGCAGCGTCGTTTTATACCAAGCTTGACCGGCTTACTCTGGTCTCCGGCTCGACCAGGACACAGGTCGACACCCGCATCCACCCACCAGCTCCTAGTTTGTGTTTGCACTCCAGTGAAACTCAGGAAACGCAAGCTCTTCCCCTCTCCTGCGCTCGTGTCAGTCAAGCGCTCGATGTCATGTCAGAACTCCATAAAAAGAAAGCAGGGATGGGACTGATAGAGTGCAGCTCGGATTTTGAAGTGGCCTGGAAAGCTGCGGACCCCGTGCACAACTGTGAGAAAATAAACCCGTATGCAATGGCTGACGGCAATTTCCCAAGAACACTAGGACAAACTGCACCACACACAAATCAGACCTCAAGTATAAAAGCAGGCTCCCCAAACAGTGAAAATAACCGTTTGAGTTCCTCCCCTGCCATCTTGCATCTTCCTTTACATTGCCAAACTCAGATCCGTGGCAGAGCATCATGGGATACTAACGGCACTTGCCAGGGATCTGTTTTAAGTGGGAACTCTGCGGAAATAGCTAAAGATTCAAACCAAGACACCAGCAGTCCCActgcagaagaaagaaatggcATGGTGGTCATCAGGAGCACAGACAGAGCAGTTTTTTCTGACCACACAGATACAAGAATCACCTCAGAAAGCTCTTGGCCTTCATCTGCTTCCCTCTGCCGTGGCATTGCAGAAAAACAGGGGACATCTCCAGGTCTTCCTGTGACCCACTCAGGGGTCAAACACAAAGGGGAAACATGTTCCCGTGAGacaaaagaagacagagagCAGGCTTGTGAATTGGTGAGTCCCGGAGAGAAAAAAGCACCTGCAAAACAGGGATCATTTGTGGAGTGGTTTTCTTCCCGCGCTCTACATGCACCTCCCCAACAAAAGGGAGATGATGTGGATGCTTTCCTTAAACCAGAAGCCCCAGAGGGTCAGGGAGAAGACCAGATCATAGAGGTGGACGGATGGTGCCACCTGCCTCGGTTCCCCGTCAAGTCCCCTAGGTCTGCCGATAAGGCCATGCAGACATGCTGGGGGCTTCCAGAGGCGGAGGTGCGTGTCTGGGGTGCGCAGATCCTGTTGGCCCTGGAGAGTCTGCATCAGCAAGGCATCCTGTGCCGGGATCTGAACCCGAGAAACGTCCTGCTCACCAGCAATG GAAAggtgtgtttgacatttttcagcCAGTGGAGTGAGGTCCAGTCAGAGATTAGCTCCAGAGCCATGGAACAGATGTACTGTGCTCCAG AAATTGGTGGAGTGTCAAGAGTCACAGAAGCTTGTGATTGGTGGAGTCTCGGGGCTTTGCTGTTTGAACTTCTAACAGGAATG CCACTGTGGCAGCTCCATCCCGCTGGAATCCACTCGCACACCCAGCTGCTCATCCCCGACCACCTGAGCACTGCAGCTGCGTCTCTGCTCACTGAG CTACTTCAGTTTGATGCTGGCTATCGCTTGGGGTCAGGAGGCGGAGGCGTAAGTGACATCAAGTGTCACCCCTTCTTCAGCGGAGTGTCCTGGAAAGCCCTGAGCTGCTGA
- the dlst gene encoding dihydrolipoyllysine-residue succinyltransferase component of 2-oxoglutarate dehydrogenase complex, mitochondrial, producing the protein MLSHSRCLTRNFGRSLSAIRQGNNVLARRATAALSASHSISVNNNVKYDPRSTVFQIQYFRTSVAYRNEVVTVKTPAFAESVTEGDVRWEKAVGDTVSEDEVVCEIETDKTSVQVPSPAAGVIEELLVPDGGKVEGGTPLFKLRKGAGAPKAAEAPKAEAPAAAAPPPPSAAPPPPPPPSAVGPIPTTMPPVPPVPAHAMDTKPVSAIKPTAAPTAPASPAEGGPKGARTESRVKMNRMRLRIAQRLKEAQNTCAMLTTFNEVDMSNITDMRKSYKDAFLKKHNIKLGFMSAFVKAAAYALEDQPAVNAVIDDTTKEIVYRDYVDISVAVATPKGLVVPVIRNVEGMNFADIEKAINLLGEKARKNELAVEDMDGGTFTISNGGVFGSMFGTPIINPPQSAILGMHGIFDRPVAIGGKVEIRPMMYVALTYDHRLIDGREAVTFLRKIKSVVEDPRVLLIDM; encoded by the exons ATGTTATCCCATTCCCGGTGTCTCACCAGGAATTTTGGCCGCTCCCTCTCTGCCATCCGCCAG GGGAATAATGTGTTAGCTCGTCGGGCCACGGCAG CTCTGTCTGCTAGCCATTCTATCTCTGTCAACAACAACGT aaaatacGATCCCCGGTCCACTGTCTTCCAAATCCAGTACTTCAGGACATCTGTAGCCTACA GAAATGAAGTCGTCACAGTCAAGACCCCTGCATTTGCAGAATCTGTCACAGAGGGGGATGTGAGGTGGGAGAAAG CTGTTGGAGACACCGTCTCTGAGGATGAGGTGGTGTGTGAAATTGAGACTGACAAG ACGTCTGTGCAGGTTCCTTCTCCCGCTGCTGGAGTAATTGAGGAACTCCTGGTCccagatggagggaaggtcgAAGGGGGAACTCCACTTTTCAAGCTCAGAAAAGGAG CTGGTGCTCCCAAAGCTGCAGAAGCTCCCAAAGCCGAGGCCCCGGCCGCCGCAGCCCCTCCGCCACCCTCCgccgccccccctccacctcctcccccttcaGCTGTGGGCCCCATTCCCACCACCATGCCCCCTGTGCCACCTGTGCCAGCACATGCTATGGACACCAAACCAG TTTCAGCCATCAAGCCCACTGCTGCACCAACTGCACCCGCTTCCCCAGCCGAGGGAGGACCTAAAGGAGCTAGAACAGAAAGCAGG gTTAAGATGAACCGCATGAGACTGAGAATTGCCCAGAGACTGAAGGAAGCCCAAAACACCTGCGCTATGCTCACTACGTTTAATGAGGTCGACATGAG CAACATCACAGATATGAGGAAGTCCTACAAAGATGCCTTCCTGAAAAAGCACAACATCAAGCTGGGCTTCATGTCTGCGTTTGTGAAGGCTGCCGCGTACGCTCTGGAGGACCAACCTGCTGTCAATGCCG tAATCGATGACACAACCAAAGAGATTGTGTACAGGGACTATGTTGACATCAGTGTGGCCGTTGCCACACCAAAG GGTCTGGTCGTTCCTGTTATTCGAAATGTGGAGGGAATGAACTTTGCTGATATTGAAAAGGCCATCAACTTGTTAGGAGAAAAg GCCCGTAAGAACGAGCTGGCTGTCGAGGACATGGACGGAGGAACATTCACCATCAGCAATGGCGGCGTGTTCGGGTCCATGTTCGGCACACCTATAATCAACCCGCCACAGTCGGCCATTTTAGGCATGCATGGCATCTTTGACAGGCCCGTTGCAATCGGTGGCAAG GTGGAGATCCGTCCCATGATGTACGTTGCTCTTACGTACGATCATCGTCTGATTGATGGGAGAGAGGCGGTTACTTTCCTGCGTAAAATCAAGTCAGTGGTGGAGGACCCCAGGGTGCTGCTGATCGACATGTGA
- the prox2 gene encoding prospero homeobox protein 2, with the protein MNLSLPDQNMHSSGEGCLDDDKPDVMLPCFRRNMYDEPLASFSSGSIISQLLRKTIHNKRALEESHFYLSSSAAADSGQEDQSSVSSKDSTMEAASPSGHASTAASPEVEHPMADHLQAKRARVENIIRVMAGSPNSRQHGDSERSDTDARDTREAREAYRENKRKQRLPQHQEHSNTGQSSRKPGSSSSDNCNTKDEECHKLKEQLHSMQRLLRQLQEKFLQVYNQEDPDYDSRDETEAGVEHDIMGESESCYISAEDDFERKSSRMAVERKDRMKVVDYLVHQRESQNLQETLKQELSRAVNDCVDRVFKKVSPVGLDLSPQQRMCSSPEMQLSVGADRKSQQASATLEQPQPEEAAAKSRSLEFYESSEAQSPQDQTEALSLVVRKPTATPLSSVTPTVKRPYPVHQTPFQFNYSTPLHDSHILEHLLKYGPHSNFGGLPCMPPSMDRTSPDSVDLPWDTIAMRSKVTSSHLSHHARPSSLGAVTVDGLCLPHVKIECGELQSMAERNPYMSLNIQEGLTPSHLKKAKLMFFYTRYPSSNVLKTFFPDVKFNRCITSQLIKWFSNFREFYYIQMEKFARQAIVDGVSEVKDITVSRDSELFRALNMHYNKANDFHVPDRFLEVAEITLHEFYNAISAAKDSDPSWKKAIYKVICKLDSDVPDEFKTSSYL; encoded by the exons ATGAACCTCAGTCTTCCTGACCAGAACATGCACAGCTCAGGCGAAGGCTGCCTAGACGACGACAAGCCTGATGTCATGTTGCCTTGCTTCCGCAGAAACATGTACGACGAGCCTCTGGCCTCATTCTCAAGCGGATCCATCATTTCCCAGCTCCTCCGCAAGACAATCCACAACAAGAGGGCACTTGAAGAAAGCCATTTCTACCTCTCCAGCTCCGCTGCTGCTGACTCCGGCCAGGAGGATCAGAGCAGCGTCTCCTCAAAAGACAGTACAATGGAAGCTGCCTCCCCGAGTGGTCACGCCTCTACAGCAGCCAGCCCAGAGGTAGAGCATCCCATGGCCGATCACCTGCAGGCCAAGAGGGCCCGAGTGGAGAACATTATCAGGGTCATGGCCGGCTCTCCCAACAGCAGGCAGCATGGGGACAGTGAGCGGTCCGACACAGATGCCAGAGACACCAGGGAGGCCAGGGAAGCATACAGGGAGAACAAACGTAAGCAGAGGTTGCCCCAGCATCAAGAACACAGCAACACAGGACAGTCGAGCAGGAAACCCGGAAGTAGCAGCAGTGACAACTGCAACACGAAAGACGAGGAGTGTCACAAGTTGAAGGAGCAGCTCCACAGCATGCAAAGGCTCCTGCGTCAGCTCCAGGAAAAGTTCCTTCAGGTTTACAACCAGGAAGATCCCGATTACGACAGTAGAGATGAGACAGAAGCTGGTGTCGAGCATGACATCATGGGAGAAAGTGAGTCATGTTACATTAGTGCTGAAGATGATTTtgagagaaagagcagcaggatgGCTGTAGAGCGTAAGGACCGGATGAAAGTAGTTGATTATCTGGTACACCAAAGAGAAAGCCAGAACCTACAGGAAACCCTGAAGCAGGAGCTCTCCAGAGCTGTTAATGATTGCGTGGACAGGGTGTTCAAGAAGGTGTCTCCTGTAGGGCTGGACCTGTCCCCTCAGCAGCGTATGTGCTCCTCGCCGGAGATGCAGCTCAGTGTGGGCGCGGACAGGAAGAGCCAACAGGCCAGTGCCACCCTTGAGCAGCCCCAGCCCGAGGAGGCTGCGGCGAAATCCCGGTCGTTGGAGTTCTATGAAAGCTCAGAGGCCCAAAGCCCACAGGACCAGACGGAGGCGCTGTCGCTGGTGGTCCGCAAGCCAACGGCGACACCCCTGAGCTCAGTCACGCCGACAGTGAAGCGGCCCTACCCTGTGCACCAAACGCCCTTTCAGTTCAATTACAGCACCCCCCTGCATGACAGCCACATCCTCGAGCACCTTCTCAAGTATGGGCCCCACTCCAACTTCGGGGGTCTGCCTTGCATGCCCCCATCTATGGACAGGACCTCCCCAGACTCAGTGGACCTGCCCTGGGACACCATCGCCATGAGGTCCAAGGTGACATCCAGCCACCTCAGCCACCACGCCCGTCCTTCCTCTCTGGGTGCAGTGACGGTCGACGGTCTGTGCCTCCCTCACGTGAAGATCGAGTGTGGTGAGCTGCAGAGCATGGCTGAGCGAAACCCCTACATGTCTCTCAAC ATCCAGGAGGGGCTCACCCCGAGTCATCTGAAGAAGGCGAAGCTCATGTTCTTCTACACCCGCTACCCGAGCTCCAATGTGCTGAAAACCTTCTTCCCTGACGTCAAG TTCAACCGCTGCATCACCTCTCAGCTCATCAAGTGGTTCAGCAACTTCCGGGAGTTCTACTACATCCAGATGGAGAAGTTCGCCCGCCAGGCCATCGTCGACGGCGTCAGCGAAGTCAAAGACATCACGGTTAGCAGGGACTCGGAGCTCTTCCGGGCCCTGAACATGCACTACAACAAAGCCAACGACTTCCAC gtTCCCGACAGGTTCCTGGAGGTCGCTGAAATCACCCTGCACGAATTCTACAACGCCATTTCCGCGGCCAAAGATTCAGACCCCTCCTGGAAAAAGGCCATTTACAAGGTCATCTGCAAGCTGGACAGCGACGTCCCGGACGAGTTCAAGACATCTTCCTACTTATAA